The genome window AACCTACACATCAAGTCACCTACATTACttcacctctttttttttttatcccaattgttagtttttgttaattgGTAATTGAACCAAGATTTTCCCctccttttcttctctcttcaccctttttagattttttagtgCTATCCCTCAAATTTAATATCAACACATTGCAAAGAACAACAGATAGATAATGGTTAAGAACTTAATTAAAATGCTAAATCAGGACCATGGTCCTGTGAACGTGCATGCACATGCTGAAGACAATGGCTTCCAGCTGGAAGGCCTTTAGTTTGTCCTTTCAATTAACAGTGACACATACAGAACTTTTCTTATAGATGGCAAAcccaaacaagaaaaatctgaGACTTAAAAAAAGTAGTAGAAATGAATTCGATTGAATATGAAGGAATGTGATCATTAAACTTATAGTGTtggtttatatatacaagatcAAATCTATTAAACTACAAACTGAACTTAACTAAATCTGACTAATTCCAATTTAATAATAACTTCCTAATCATATCTCCAACAAATTAAGCATATTTTCGTATGTGTGTGAATACAAGTTTCATTCATTTACTTTTACTAAGCACAGAAGTTCTGCGTTTGTACATTAAACTTGTGTGCATCTAGCCTTTTCTCTAACAgtattaaaattgttaaatataCTAACTTATACTTTCTCATTGTATAAATCTGAAATAAATTAATCTCTGGATGCATAAGTTTTAtagaaaaaggagagaaactACGGGAAAAGCACATCAATGGTACCTGAATTTGATCTCCCAGGTTGATAACAAATGCATTGGGAATAACAGGTACTGCAATCCATTTCCCATCTTTGATCACTTGGAGACCAGAAACTTGTGACTGCAAAACAATTGTGAGAGCATTGAAATCAGTATGCACAGGAAGACCTAAGGTCAACTCTGGATCTGGACATGGTGGATAGAAATTTGCTTGTGCTCTTAGTCTAGGCTGATCCCCAAATATTTTCAGTAAGAAATCCTCTTCTATTCCAAGCCCTATTGATAACAAACCTAGAAGCCTTCTCACCAATGAACCAATCTCCCTTGCATATTCACTGAAAGCCTCCCTGTGAACAAAACCAAATATATATTGCGTTTGTGTTTCATAACATACAAAAATAGACAAACTACTATAGCTTatcataatttgtaattaatttagaATTGTCCTATCCTATGTTATACTATTTAATTCTAGACAACAAGTCAATTTGATATCTCCCAATAACTAAAAGCATATCATGCCCGTATCTAACTGGGGTTCGCGGTGGTGGAGGAACTGGATAGGAAAAAAGAGTGATTCTAGTTGTAAGATAAGAGAAAAAACTTCTCACCCATATTGAGTCCCTATTTCTTGTGGCAGAAGATGAATGATATCCTCAATAGGGTACCAATAATGACTGAAACATTCACTCCACATTTTCACCTTCTCTCCACCCTCCACATTAAGGTAATAGTTGTAAAGTTTTGTGTTCTTGGTATGATCTGTTGTGTAGAGCTGTCCTGTTTGCTCTGGAGGCAGATTAAAGAGGTCAGTAATTGCTGTCATCATTTTGTTGCAAACTTGTTCAGGAATACCATGGTTCACTATCTGAAAGAATCCATATTCCTCACAAGCTTGTGAAATCTTCTGAACCACCAATGAGGATGAATGATTATTACCATCATAACTGTGATCACTCAAATCAATTATGGGAATTGAGTCCAGAGAAGTAACCTCTGAAAGTTGTGGTCTTTCATCTTCTGGGAGGATAAATTTAGGAGATAAGGAAAGTAGAGAAGAAGACTCATTTGCTAACTGAAAGGTCTTCATCTTGCCAGAGAAACTTGAGATTGAGAAGTTCAATTACCATTTACCAAAGAGAGGAGATTTTATTTCCAAAAAACGtgtctttttctttccaaaacaaCACTTgctatttctttaatatttttttattcataaaaaaagtaGAAGTCCGCATCATGTGTGCCTTTCGTGTGCAAGAGTGAAACTGTTATTCGCACTAAATAGCGTCTCTATTTAGTTAACATAAATGTTTAACACAATCAAATTCAAAGGATTTGTCTAAGGTGGTTTTGATTTTTGAGGTACTTCACTCGTTAGACAAATCCTCAAAggcaagaagaaaataaagttagTTGATAGTCACGTGCGCAACTAACTAGCAAAGTTAATCAAAATGAAAGGaaccatttttcaaaagtaGATTGCAGCAGGACAATAGGTAAAAAAATGGTCCATGATGGACCACTTTAATCGTCACCGTTGATTGTATTCGAATTTAGGATTCAATTGAACTTTCTAATTATTTACTTTGATGAGTTGGCTTTATCTGTAAATGCATTAACACTGATCTCTTTTGTGGTTTTCAGCTGAAAAACTACTTTCCTGGTACGGTTAAGTTTAgtgttttattaatatttttttactaaggattttaatttttctttctcaccGAAACTTACCTCGTTATGTTTCCGATCTTCATTGCAAATATAGTAATCTCTATGCTCTCTTCATTCCTGCTGTGATCCCACAATTGCTATTTATGATCACCTGAATGACTCAATAAATAACATTAAGGATTTGAGTCCTGATTTGTATGTTTGCCTTGATATTTTACTTGAGGTACTGTGATCTAACAAGGATTGTTCCTCATATTTATTTAGAATTCCACTTTATTCAAACTATTCAAAAAACAATTTCTTGAGATCTCAACAAAAATCTCTCAATAACCATAAGAGGGAATTTTGCATTTAAACAAAATTAGGTACAGGTCAAGCAACGTACTTCTCtaccatctcatacaaaccacGTGCTGATCAGACAGTAATGCCAAACAAATTATACCGTGTAAGTATAACTGCaagtaaaaaaaagatgaaaaacaaaagtATTGATTACAGTGGTAACAAGAGTCCAAAAGCTATATCACAAACTATACATCCCACGAAATTATAAACCCAGTGTATGTAGGCAGAGTCCAGATATTCTTGTATCACAGCTGTTGATCCAACCATGGGTCTCTAGGAGCTTTTTTAGCGCCAAAATATTCTGCAACACTTTCAGAAACTTCAGCAACATTATTCAACAATGAGGCTCCCCATGCGAGCCATCCTGTCTGTGCTTGCTGATTTTGTGTTTCGGACATGCTTTTCTGTTGAGCTTCTTCAATGAGATCGAGCCACCACTTGGCCATGAACTCCTTCACAGCCTCAGCCCCTTGATTTACAACCTCAATTGGGGGAACTATGATTGGATTCTGGTCCAGGTTGAGCTTTGTCAATTTTTCAAGCCTACCGAACGAGTAAGGAAGAGCTCGGATTTGGTTGTTGCTGAGGTCAAGCTCCCTTAAGTTGACCAGATCACCAAGTGTTTCAGGTAGCTCTGTCATGTCACTAAAGTTACTGCTAACATTCAGATATTCCAGATTTGTGAGTTTCCCAATGGATTGAGGTAGGCCATGAAGCTCATTGAAATGAACATCAAGATGCCTGAGAGATTTCATTTCTCCAATGGAGGCGGGAAGAAATCGTATCTTGTTCAAATGGATCAAGAGCTTCTCAAGGTTAACAAGTCCAAAACCCATGTTCGTTGGCAGACACATTAAGTTGTTAAAGCTTGCATCCAATTCGACTAGTGACCTACAGTTGCATTAAAGAAAAACTTAACAGAAGCACAAAATAGAAGCATCATGAACTAGACCTGTTCAATAACTAGCTATTAGGAGAAAATAtatgaatgattttatattatatttccaACAAGTCCCCTCACACAAGAGCCTTTTTGGCTTGCAGTGATGACAATACACAAGCTTGCCTACCTTGTGCTTGTGTATGGATTCTTTTTCCTTATAAGAATGGAGGCGgcaaaaaattaaactctagaCCACTTGGTCAAAGAGGCTCTGATAACATATTATGAACTAAGTGAAATGATAGTAACACTCTATTATTGGctgaaatttgttgaaaatcaCAATTCTGTAAGTCTCGCTCCCTGCCTAATAAACTTCACTCGtgacattttagtttttaataaatgttaatCAATAATAGAGAATATGTTAAAAAGAGTGTCTTAGAGAATGTGTTCCTAGCACTTATCTATGAACTAATTATCCCCCAAAACGTAAACTATTAGACAAAGAT of Glycine soja cultivar W05 chromosome 1, ASM419377v2, whole genome shotgun sequence contains these proteins:
- the LOC114409511 gene encoding protein DMR6-LIKE OXYGENASE 1-like, with the protein product MKTFQLANESSSLLSLSPKFILPEDERPQLSEVTSLDSIPIIDLSDHSYDGNNHSSSLVVQKISQACEEYGFFQIVNHGIPEQVCNKMMTAITDLFNLPPEQTGQLYTTDHTKNTKLYNYYLNVEGGEKVKMWSECFSHYWYPIEDIIHLLPQEIGTQYGEAFSEYAREIGSLVRRLLGLLSIGLGIEEDFLLKIFGDQPRLRAQANFYPPCPDPELTLGLPVHTDFNALTIVLQSQVSGLQVIKDGKWIAVPVIPNAFVINLGDQIQVLSNGRFKSVHHRAVTNKLSPRVSMAMFYGPNVDTTIGPIQDLIDEEHPPRYRNYRFSEFLEEFFKQEGTRRMVKEVFELPC